The Cervus canadensis isolate Bull #8, Minnesota chromosome 9, ASM1932006v1, whole genome shotgun sequence genome contains a region encoding:
- the ZAR1L gene encoding ZAR1-like protein isoform X3, translating into MERIFCVPYSLYPGYGNMLRLGQSGPSEHRQPHWSQTNVPPTFLARPRLLMPSNASDYCVDPYKRAQLMAVFSHMNPGLSLRLRKANTKDVGVQVSPRVGKSVQCSLGPRTLDSLSSWASAGPRAPASAWGVSSPVPGHWGQVLLRKAPSGPPVAGQPPPPLPPPRSEEDPLEDLQPREELAEEDFSSPRERKSKAAPVDSSQPPGRPNFQFLEPKYGYFHCKDCKTRWESAYVWCISGTNKVYFKQLCCKCQKSFNPYRVEAIQCQTCLKSRCSCPQKKRHINLRRPHRQELCGRCKDKRFSCGSICSFKYIM; encoded by the exons ATGGAGCGCATCTTCTGTGTTCCCTACAGCTTGTACCCGGGCTATGGGAACATGCTGCGTTTGGGCCAGTCTGGACCCTCTGAGCACAGACAACCTCACTGGAGTCAAACCAACGTTCCCCCCACTTTTCTGGCCAGGCCCAGGCTGCTGATGCCCTCCAATGCCTCCGACTACTGCGTGGACCCTTACAAGAGAGCCCAGCTCATGGCCGTTTTCTCCCATATGAACCCCGGCCTGAGCCTGCGGCTGCGCAAGGCCAACACCAAGGATGTGGGCGTGCAGGTGAGCCCCCGGGTGGGCAAGTCCGTGCAGTGCTCTCTGGGGCCTCGCACCCTGGACAGCCTCTCCTCCTGGGCCAGCGCAGGCCCCAGGGCACCCGCGTCCGCCTGGGGCGTCTCTTCACCAGTGCCCGGCCACTGGGGCCAGGTGCTACTGCGGAAGGCGCCCTCGGGTCCTCCGGTGGCTGGCCAGCCGCCCCCGCCACTACCACCACCAAGGTCAGAAGAGGATCCTCTCGAGGACCTCCAGCCGCGTGAGGAGTTGGCGGAGGAAGACTTCTCGAGTCCTCGGGAGAGGAAGAGCAAGGCGGCCCCGGTAGACTCCAGCCAGCCGCCTGGGAGGCCTAACTTCCAG TTTTTAGAACCCAAATATGGCTATTTTCACTGTAAAGATTGTAAGACCAGATGGGAGAGTGCTTATGTGTGGTGCATTTCTGGAACTAATAAG GTTTATTTCAAACAACTCTGTTGCAAATGCCAAAAGAGTTTTAACCCTTATCGAGTGGAAGCAATCCAGTGCCAG ACCTGTTTAAAGTCTCGTTGTTCCTGCCCTCAAAAGAAAAGACACATCAATCTAAGGAGGCCCCATCGGCAGGAACTGTGTGGCCGCTGCAAAGACAAGAGATTCTCCTGTGGCAGCATTTGCAGCTTTAAATACATCATGTGA
- the ZAR1L gene encoding ZAR1-like protein isoform X4 has protein sequence MERIFCVPYSLYPGYGNMLRLGQSGPSEHRQPHWSQTNVPPTFLARPRLLMPSNASDYCVDPYKRAQLMAVFSHMNPGLSLRLRKANTKDVGVQVSPRVGKSVQCSLGPRTLDSLSSWASAGPRAPASAWGVSSPVPGHWGQVLLRKAPSGPPVAGQPPPPLPPPRSEEDPLEDLQPREELAEEDFSSPRERKSKAAPVDSSQPPGRPNFQVYFKQLCCKCQKSFNPYRVEAIQCQTCLKSRCSCPQKKRHINLRRPHRQELCGRCKDKRFSCGSICSFKYIM, from the exons ATGGAGCGCATCTTCTGTGTTCCCTACAGCTTGTACCCGGGCTATGGGAACATGCTGCGTTTGGGCCAGTCTGGACCCTCTGAGCACAGACAACCTCACTGGAGTCAAACCAACGTTCCCCCCACTTTTCTGGCCAGGCCCAGGCTGCTGATGCCCTCCAATGCCTCCGACTACTGCGTGGACCCTTACAAGAGAGCCCAGCTCATGGCCGTTTTCTCCCATATGAACCCCGGCCTGAGCCTGCGGCTGCGCAAGGCCAACACCAAGGATGTGGGCGTGCAGGTGAGCCCCCGGGTGGGCAAGTCCGTGCAGTGCTCTCTGGGGCCTCGCACCCTGGACAGCCTCTCCTCCTGGGCCAGCGCAGGCCCCAGGGCACCCGCGTCCGCCTGGGGCGTCTCTTCACCAGTGCCCGGCCACTGGGGCCAGGTGCTACTGCGGAAGGCGCCCTCGGGTCCTCCGGTGGCTGGCCAGCCGCCCCCGCCACTACCACCACCAAGGTCAGAAGAGGATCCTCTCGAGGACCTCCAGCCGCGTGAGGAGTTGGCGGAGGAAGACTTCTCGAGTCCTCGGGAGAGGAAGAGCAAGGCGGCCCCGGTAGACTCCAGCCAGCCGCCTGGGAGGCCTAACTTCCAG GTTTATTTCAAACAACTCTGTTGCAAATGCCAAAAGAGTTTTAACCCTTATCGAGTGGAAGCAATCCAGTGCCAG ACCTGTTTAAAGTCTCGTTGTTCCTGCCCTCAAAAGAAAAGACACATCAATCTAAGGAGGCCCCATCGGCAGGAACTGTGTGGCCGCTGCAAAGACAAGAGATTCTCCTGTGGCAGCATTTGCAGCTTTAAATACATCATGTGA